From a single Pseudomonas serboccidentalis genomic region:
- a CDS encoding LysR family transcriptional regulator, translating to MSHDLPPLNALRAFEATARLNSVSQAAEQLHVTHGAVSRQLKVLEEHLGVSLFVKDGRGLKLTDAGVRLRDASGEAFDRLRSVCAELTQSTADAPFVLGCSGSLLARWFIPRLGRLNADLPDLRLHLSAGEGDLDPRRPGLDALLLFAEPPWPADMQVYELAAERIGPVMSPLFSGYQRLQAAPASALLSEPLLHTTSRPQAWPSWAQQNHLDAKALKLGQGFEHLYYLLEAAVAGLGVAIAPEPLVAEDLKAGRLVAPWGFCETPAQLALWLPKRAADGRARQLAQWLKNELRQTDHSPRLNNK from the coding sequence ATGAGCCATGATCTTCCGCCGCTGAACGCCTTGCGCGCCTTTGAAGCCACGGCCCGGCTGAACAGCGTCAGTCAGGCAGCCGAACAGCTGCACGTCACCCACGGCGCGGTCAGCCGCCAGCTCAAAGTGCTCGAAGAGCATCTTGGCGTCAGCCTGTTCGTCAAGGATGGGCGCGGCTTGAAACTCACAGATGCCGGGGTTCGTCTGCGAGACGCCAGCGGCGAGGCGTTCGATCGGTTGCGCAGCGTGTGTGCCGAGCTGACGCAAAGCACCGCCGACGCGCCGTTCGTGCTCGGTTGCTCCGGTAGCCTGTTGGCGCGCTGGTTCATTCCACGCCTGGGCCGGCTCAATGCCGACCTGCCCGACTTGCGTCTGCACCTGTCGGCCGGTGAAGGCGATCTCGATCCACGACGCCCCGGACTCGACGCCTTGCTGCTGTTCGCCGAGCCGCCATGGCCGGCAGACATGCAGGTGTATGAGCTGGCGGCAGAACGCATCGGGCCGGTGATGAGCCCGCTGTTCAGCGGTTATCAGCGCCTGCAAGCAGCCCCCGCGTCTGCCTTGCTCAGCGAACCGCTGCTGCACACCACCTCCCGCCCGCAAGCCTGGCCGAGCTGGGCACAGCAAAACCACCTCGACGCCAAAGCGTTGAAGCTCGGGCAAGGTTTTGAGCATTTGTATTATTTGCTGGAAGCAGCGGTGGCCGGACTTGGCGTGGCGATCGCGCCAGAGCCGCTGGTGGCCGAAGATTTGAAAGCCGGTCGCCTGGTTGCGCCGTGGGGCTTCTGCGAAACCCCGGCGCAACTGGCGTTGTGGCTACCCAAGCGCGCCGCAGACGGACGCGCCCGGCAACTGGCGCAATGGCTCAAGAACGAGCTGCGCCAGACGGATCACTCGCCGCGCTTGAA
- the trpB gene encoding tryptophan synthase subunit beta, whose translation MTQTSNTSNLRSGPDDNGLFGAFGGRYVAETLMPLILDLAREYEAAKEDPAFKEELAYFQRDYVGRPSPLYFAERLTEFCGGAKIYLKREELNHTGAHKINNCIGQILLARRMGKKRIIAETGAGMHGVATATVAARFGLDCVIYMGTTDIERQQANVFRMKLLGAEVIPVVAGTGTLKDAMNEALRDWVTNVDSTFYLIGTVAGPHPYPAMVRDFQAVIGKETREQLQAQEGRLPDSLVACIGGGSNAMGLFHPFLDDKSVEIIGVEAAGYGIETGKHAASLNGGVPGVLHGNRTFLLQDDDGQIIDAHSISAGLDYPGIGPEHAWLHDIGRVQYTSVTDDEALEAFHKCCRLEGIIPALESAHALAEVFKRAPKLPKDHLMVVNLSGRGDKDMQTVMHHMEQSKQEKH comes from the coding sequence ATGACCCAGACTTCGAACACTTCCAATCTGCGCAGCGGCCCTGACGATAACGGCCTGTTCGGCGCGTTCGGTGGCCGCTATGTGGCCGAAACCCTGATGCCGTTGATCCTTGATCTGGCCCGTGAATACGAAGCGGCCAAGGAAGATCCGGCATTCAAGGAAGAACTGGCCTACTTCCAGCGTGACTACGTTGGACGTCCAAGTCCGCTGTATTTCGCCGAGCGTCTGACTGAGTTCTGCGGTGGCGCCAAGATCTACCTCAAGCGCGAAGAGCTCAACCACACCGGCGCGCACAAGATCAACAATTGCATCGGCCAGATCCTGTTGGCGCGGCGCATGGGCAAAAAACGCATCATCGCCGAGACCGGCGCCGGCATGCACGGTGTGGCGACCGCCACAGTGGCCGCCCGCTTCGGTCTGGACTGCGTGATCTACATGGGCACCACTGACATCGAGCGTCAGCAGGCCAACGTGTTCCGCATGAAGCTGCTGGGCGCTGAAGTGATCCCGGTGGTGGCCGGCACCGGCACCCTGAAGGACGCGATGAACGAAGCGCTGCGTGACTGGGTGACCAACGTCGACAGCACCTTCTACCTGATCGGCACTGTGGCCGGCCCGCACCCTTATCCAGCGATGGTTCGTGATTTCCAGGCCGTGATCGGCAAGGAAACCCGCGAGCAGCTGCAAGCTCAGGAAGGTCGTCTGCCGGACAGCCTGGTGGCGTGCATCGGCGGCGGTTCCAACGCCATGGGCCTGTTCCACCCGTTCCTCGACGACAAGAGCGTCGAGATCATCGGTGTCGAAGCGGCCGGTTACGGCATCGAAACCGGCAAGCACGCGGCGAGCCTCAATGGCGGCGTACCGGGCGTGTTGCACGGCAACCGCACCTTCCTGCTGCAGGACGACGATGGTCAGATCATCGACGCCCACTCGATTTCCGCTGGCCTGGACTATCCGGGCATCGGCCCGGAACACGCCTGGTTGCATGACATCGGCCGCGTCCAGTACACCTCGGTGACCGACGACGAAGCCCTTGAAGCGTTCCACAAATGCTGCCGTCTGGAAGGGATCATCCCGGCACTGGAAAGCGCTCATGCGTTGGCTGAAGTGTTCAAGCGCGCACCGAAACTGCCGAAGGATCACCTGATGGTGGTCAACCTGTCGGGCCGTGGCGACAAAGACATGCAGACCGTCATGCATCACATGGAACAGTCTAAGCAGGAGAAACACTGA
- the trpA gene encoding tryptophan synthase subunit alpha, with amino-acid sequence MSRLQTRFAELKQQNRAALVTFVTAGDPDYATSLAILKGLPGAGADVIELGMPFTDPMADGPAIQLANIRALGAKQNLAKTLQMVREFREGNSDTPLVLMGYFNPIHMYGVPRFIADAKEAGVDGLIVVDMPPEHNTELCDPAQAAGLDFIRLTTPTTDDARLPKVLNGSSGFVYYVSVAGVTGAGAATLEHVEEAVTRLRRHTDLPISIGFGIRTPEQAASIARLADGVVVGSALIDHIANATTPDQAIDGVLSLCSALSEGVRQARVS; translated from the coding sequence ATGAGCCGCCTGCAAACCCGCTTTGCCGAACTCAAGCAACAGAACCGCGCTGCACTGGTGACCTTCGTCACCGCCGGTGACCCGGACTACGCCACTTCGCTGGCGATCCTCAAAGGCTTGCCGGGTGCTGGCGCCGACGTGATCGAACTGGGCATGCCGTTCACTGACCCGATGGCCGACGGCCCGGCGATTCAACTGGCGAACATCCGTGCGTTGGGCGCCAAACAGAATCTGGCGAAAACCCTGCAGATGGTCCGCGAGTTCCGCGAAGGCAACAGCGATACGCCGCTGGTGCTGATGGGCTACTTCAACCCGATCCACATGTATGGCGTGCCGCGCTTCATTGCCGATGCCAAGGAAGCGGGCGTCGACGGCCTGATCGTGGTCGACATGCCGCCGGAGCACAACACCGAGCTGTGCGACCCGGCCCAGGCTGCCGGTCTGGACTTCATCCGCCTGACCACGCCGACCACTGACGATGCGCGTCTGCCGAAGGTGCTCAACGGCAGCTCCGGCTTCGTTTACTACGTGTCGGTGGCCGGTGTGACCGGTGCCGGCGCTGCGACTCTGGAGCACGTCGAAGAAGCGGTGACGCGTCTGCGTCGGCATACCGACCTGCCGATCAGCATCGGTTTCGGTATCCGCACACCGGAGCAGGCTGCGTCCATCGCACGCTTGGCGGACGGTGTGGTGGTGGGCTCGGCCCTGATCGACCACATCGCCAACGCGACCACGCCGGACCAGGCCATCGACGGTGTGCTGAGCCTGTGCTCGGCACTGTCCGAAGGCGTGCGTCAGGCCCGCGTCAGCTGA
- a CDS encoding anti-virulence regulator CigR family protein, whose product MKMPKRLIAGLGVLMFSATPLLASADPRDDHDHGGPQPGHYENHGDDHRGPQNDHRGGPPRDFGPVRQTIRDNHGYFVRGAPPPPGIRLERGRPLPRGYYGERLDGRALSRLPVYPGYEWRRAGGDIVLIAVGTGIVYEILDGVLN is encoded by the coding sequence ATGAAAATGCCGAAACGTCTGATTGCCGGACTGGGTGTGCTGATGTTCAGCGCGACACCGCTGCTGGCCAGCGCCGATCCACGCGATGATCATGACCACGGCGGCCCGCAACCGGGCCATTACGAGAACCACGGCGACGATCACCGTGGCCCGCAAAACGACCACCGTGGCGGCCCGCCGCGGGACTTCGGTCCGGTGCGGCAGACCATTCGCGATAATCACGGCTACTTCGTACGCGGTGCGCCGCCACCGCCGGGTATTCGTCTGGAGCGCGGTCGGCCGTTGCCGCGCGGTTATTACGGCGAGCGGCTGGACGGTCGGGCGCTGAGTCGTCTGCCGGTGTATCCGGGCTATGAGTGGCGCCGGGCCGGGGGCGATATCGTGCTGATCGCGGTGGGCACCGGGATCGTCTACGAAATTCTGGACGGTGTTTTGAATTAA
- a CDS encoding DUF4105 domain-containing protein, with translation MKSFGAWLLAGALLLVGNSAHASLQLRLKTDGLNPAQQQASQALLDEAMQKLPPSFVEQLDRRIDVGWTDDMPGNAYGQATLVAELDLNRKLLAGLTDGSAANEKTNRPHGTVRQELLATVLHELTHIYDRARLWPAAERTLIQRCTRRNNSAGLIGIPDDCRGQTERRFTLSDDPRLLDLAGWQQYVGRRGEREQHNRQVARSPDLYEISSPKEFVAVNMEYFLLDPSYACRRPALYRYYKERFGWAPPAKDTCSNTFAFLNAGNDFAKQPLGQVDPERVYAVDYLLAEANQNWVSRWGHSMLRLVICAPGRPRGPDCRLDLDQHLVLSYRAFVGDVQLSSWDGLVGKYPSRLFVLPLAQVIDEYTKTELRSLASVPLNLSRTEIEEVVEHAAEMHWSYDGNYFFLSNNCAVESLKLLRSGSNNKQLVGLDSIMPNGLLEVMKGRGLADTSVLDNPKEALRLGYRFDSFRDRYQAMFDVLKKQLPIQQTTVEDWLSLSAEERRQWFERADLRTSAALLLLEQASYRRQLLLAQDEVKQRYLGARELENGGMDKANATLQEILANSGFLSRPAELLDSRGYGLPQPSEFKRLQDESSQRQKQLLALSGDLDKEVRKLLEPKRAAEIAASEANVKQIGEHLRKLHKAAGGLELP, from the coding sequence GTGAAGTCATTCGGTGCCTGGCTGCTGGCCGGGGCGTTGTTGCTGGTTGGCAACAGCGCCCACGCCAGCCTGCAATTGCGGCTCAAGACCGACGGCCTGAACCCCGCTCAGCAGCAGGCCAGCCAGGCGCTGCTCGATGAAGCGATGCAAAAACTGCCGCCCAGCTTCGTCGAACAGCTGGACCGCCGCATCGACGTCGGCTGGACCGACGACATGCCGGGCAACGCCTACGGCCAGGCGACCCTGGTTGCCGAACTCGACCTGAACCGCAAACTGCTTGCCGGCCTCACCGACGGCAGCGCGGCCAACGAGAAAACCAACCGCCCCCACGGCACGGTGCGTCAGGAACTGCTGGCGACAGTGCTGCACGAACTCACCCACATTTATGACCGCGCGCGCCTGTGGCCCGCCGCCGAGCGCACGCTGATCCAGCGCTGCACCCGCCGCAACAACAGTGCCGGGCTGATCGGCATTCCCGATGATTGCCGTGGCCAGACTGAGCGGCGCTTCACCCTCAGCGATGACCCGCGCCTGCTTGACCTTGCCGGTTGGCAACAATACGTCGGGCGCCGCGGCGAGCGTGAACAGCACAACCGTCAGGTGGCCCGCAGCCCGGATCTGTACGAGATCTCCAGTCCGAAAGAGTTTGTCGCGGTCAACATGGAGTATTTCCTCCTCGACCCGAGCTATGCCTGTCGGCGTCCGGCACTCTATCGCTACTACAAGGAACGCTTCGGCTGGGCACCGCCGGCCAAGGACACCTGCAGCAACACCTTCGCCTTTCTCAACGCCGGCAACGACTTCGCCAAACAGCCCTTGGGGCAGGTCGATCCGGAACGGGTGTATGCCGTCGACTACCTGCTGGCCGAAGCCAACCAGAACTGGGTCAGCCGCTGGGGCCACAGCATGTTGCGCCTGGTGATCTGTGCGCCGGGCCGACCACGTGGCCCGGATTGCCGACTCGACCTGGATCAGCATCTGGTGCTGTCCTACCGCGCCTTCGTCGGTGACGTGCAGCTGTCGAGCTGGGACGGGCTGGTCGGCAAGTACCCGTCGCGGCTGTTCGTGCTGCCGCTGGCGCAGGTGATCGACGAGTACACCAAGACCGAACTGCGCAGCCTCGCTTCGGTGCCACTGAACCTCTCGCGTACCGAGATTGAAGAGGTGGTCGAACACGCCGCCGAGATGCACTGGAGCTACGACGGCAACTACTTCTTCCTGTCCAACAACTGCGCCGTGGAAAGCCTCAAGCTGTTGCGCAGCGGCAGCAATAACAAGCAACTCGTCGGCCTCGACAGCATCATGCCCAACGGTTTGCTGGAAGTGATGAAGGGTCGCGGGCTGGCCGACACCAGTGTGCTGGACAACCCCAAGGAAGCACTGCGCCTGGGCTATCGCTTCGACTCGTTCCGCGATCGCTATCAGGCGATGTTCGATGTATTGAAGAAGCAGTTGCCGATCCAGCAGACCACGGTTGAGGACTGGCTATCGTTGTCGGCCGAAGAACGCCGGCAATGGTTCGAACGGGCGGACCTGCGCACCAGTGCCGCGTTACTACTGCTGGAACAGGCGAGCTATCGCCGGCAGTTGCTGCTGGCCCAGGATGAGGTCAAGCAGCGCTACCTCGGCGCCCGTGAACTGGAAAACGGTGGCATGGACAAAGCCAACGCCACCCTGCAGGAAATTCTCGCCAACAGCGGCTTCCTCAGTCGTCCGGCGGAACTGCTCGACAGCCGCGGCTACGGTCTGCCGCAACCGAGTGAGTTCAAGCGTCTGCAAGACGAAAGCAGCCAACGCCAGAAACAACTGCTGGCGCTGAGCGGCGATCTGGACAAGGAAGTGCGCAAGTTGCTGGAACCCAAGCGAGCGGCCGAGATTGCTGCCAGCGAAGCCAACGTGAAGCAGATCGGCGAACACCTGCGCAAACTGCACAAGGCAGCCGGCGGGCTGGAATTGCCTTAA
- a CDS encoding DUF2388 domain-containing protein translates to MRSPLIAAALGLFLLADVAQAHTLVATSNIIVRASQRTIDFTSDTTTSIRDSKIIREAHDDAASFVATNGDIRGAHLEAALNTLRTRVPEARDASDQVLAEAILAL, encoded by the coding sequence ATGCGTAGCCCGCTGATTGCTGCCGCCCTTGGCCTGTTTTTGTTGGCCGACGTGGCCCAGGCGCACACCCTGGTAGCCACCAGTAACATCATCGTTCGTGCCTCCCAGCGCACTATCGATTTCACCTCCGATACCACCACGTCGATTCGCGATTCGAAAATCATCCGCGAAGCTCACGACGATGCGGCCAGCTTCGTTGCCACCAACGGCGATATCCGCGGTGCGCACCTGGAAGCCGCCCTCAATACCTTGCGCACGCGCGTGCCGGAAGCCCGCGACGCCAGTGATCAGGTGCTCGCCGAAGCCATCCTCGCACTGTGA
- a CDS encoding DUF2388 domain-containing protein: MRFLTNLLIPSALISACWATSVDAFDVSTQNTVVTVWATGMVSSAPFDRKLLIAAHDDAAAFVASDGELRGAQLESALHYLRKSRAKLHVSDLELAQAILVQ, encoded by the coding sequence ATGCGTTTTCTGACCAACCTGCTTATCCCTTCTGCCTTGATCAGCGCCTGCTGGGCGACTTCGGTCGATGCCTTTGATGTCTCCACGCAGAACACCGTGGTGACGGTGTGGGCCACCGGAATGGTGTCTTCCGCGCCATTCGACCGTAAACTGTTGATCGCCGCTCACGATGACGCGGCAGCGTTTGTTGCCAGTGATGGTGAATTGCGAGGAGCGCAGCTCGAATCCGCGCTGCATTACCTGCGCAAATCCCGAGCAAAACTTCATGTCAGCGACCTTGAACTGGCACAGGCAATTCTCGTCCAATAG
- a CDS encoding DUF2388 domain-containing protein, whose protein sequence is MSRLRLLSAAALLAVAANASASSFIVTTDAVVGALKSSSDATSDVSSSLRDNKVVIAARDDAASFVASQGQIRGVKLESALDLIRHQAPQLNATDAQLAQAILAI, encoded by the coding sequence ATGTCCCGACTTCGCCTGCTCAGCGCTGCCGCCTTGCTGGCCGTGGCAGCCAACGCCAGCGCCTCCAGCTTCATCGTGACCACCGACGCCGTGGTTGGCGCGCTGAAGTCTTCTTCGGATGCCACTTCCGACGTCAGCTCCTCGCTGCGTGACAACAAAGTCGTAATCGCTGCCCGTGACGACGCTGCCAGCTTCGTTGCCAGCCAAGGCCAGATCCGCGGTGTGAAACTGGAAAGTGCCCTGGACCTTATCCGCCATCAGGCACCGCAATTGAACGCGACCGACGCACAGCTGGCGCAAGCCATTCTGGCGATCTGA
- a CDS encoding DUF1127 domain-containing protein — MKDLQNVSTISIQPLVRVHPLRRLLRGLWQGLERARTRRLLAQLDQRDLADMGLSHADRLNELEKPFWR, encoded by the coding sequence ATGAAAGACTTACAGAATGTTTCAACAATTTCGATTCAACCGCTCGTTCGCGTGCACCCGCTGCGACGCCTGCTGCGTGGCTTGTGGCAAGGGCTTGAGCGCGCCAGAACGCGGCGCCTGCTGGCTCAGCTTGATCAGCGCGACCTCGCGGACATGGGGCTCAGTCACGCCGATCGGCTCAACGAATTGGAGAAACCTTTCTGGCGCTAG
- a CDS encoding DUF1127 domain-containing protein, which produces MERTLSSELFFEDKAAKNQASLPLRVIANLMLWQRRISSRHQLARLDSRLLADAGISEAQRYEELSKPFWR; this is translated from the coding sequence ATGGAACGTACACTCAGTTCCGAACTGTTCTTCGAAGACAAAGCTGCAAAAAACCAGGCTTCCCTGCCTCTGCGCGTTATCGCCAACCTGATGTTGTGGCAGCGCCGCATCTCCAGCCGCCACCAACTGGCTCGCCTGGATTCGCGTCTGCTGGCTGACGCCGGTATCAGCGAAGCACAACGCTACGAAGAGCTGAGCAAGCCGTTCTGGCGCTAA
- a CDS encoding acetyl-CoA hydrolase/transferase family protein, with protein sequence MYRDRIRQPSLLDKVMSAADAAALIEDGMTVGMSGFTRAGEAKAVPHALAERAKVTPLKISLMTGASLGNDLDKQLTEAGVLSRRMPFQVDSTLRKAINAGQVMFIDQHLSETVEQLRNQQLKLPDIAVIEAVAITEQGHIVPTTSVGNSASFAIFAKQVIVEINLAHNANLEGLHDIYIPTYRPTRTPIPLVKVDDRIGSTAIPIPPEKIVAIVITQQADSPSTVSTPDVDTNAIAEHLITFFKQEVDAGRMTNKLGPLQAGIGNIANAVMCGLIDSPFEDLTMYSEVLQDSTFDLIDAGKLSFASGSSITLSERRNSDVFGNLEKYKDKLVLRPQEISNHPEVVRRLGIIGINTALEFDIYGNVNSTHVCGTRMMNGIGGSGDFARNAHLAVFVTKSIAKGGAISSVVPMVSHVDHTEHDVDILVTEVGLADLRGLAPRERARVIIDNCVHPDYRQALNDYFTAACAIGGHTPHILREALSWHINLEETGRMLAV encoded by the coding sequence ATGTACCGTGACCGTATTCGCCAGCCTTCGTTGTTGGATAAAGTGATGAGCGCCGCCGACGCAGCCGCTCTGATTGAAGACGGTATGACCGTCGGCATGAGCGGTTTCACCCGCGCCGGCGAAGCCAAGGCCGTCCCTCACGCACTGGCCGAGCGAGCCAAGGTCACGCCGCTGAAGATCAGCCTGATGACCGGCGCCAGCCTGGGCAACGACCTCGACAAGCAATTGACCGAGGCCGGCGTGCTGTCGCGGCGCATGCCGTTTCAGGTCGACAGCACCTTGCGCAAGGCGATCAACGCCGGCCAAGTCATGTTCATCGACCAGCACCTGTCGGAAACCGTCGAACAACTGCGCAACCAACAATTGAAGCTGCCGGACATCGCGGTGATCGAAGCCGTGGCCATCACCGAACAAGGCCACATCGTGCCGACCACCTCGGTGGGCAACTCGGCGAGCTTCGCGATTTTCGCCAAGCAGGTGATCGTCGAGATCAACCTGGCGCACAACGCCAACCTCGAAGGCCTGCATGACATCTATATCCCGACCTACCGCCCGACCCGCACGCCGATCCCGCTGGTAAAGGTCGACGACCGCATCGGCAGCACTGCGATCCCGATTCCACCGGAGAAGATTGTCGCCATCGTCATCACGCAGCAGGCGGATTCACCGTCCACGGTATCGACACCGGATGTCGACACCAACGCCATCGCCGAGCACCTGATCACTTTCTTCAAGCAGGAAGTCGACGCCGGCCGCATGACCAATAAGCTCGGCCCGTTGCAGGCCGGGATCGGCAACATCGCCAACGCGGTGATGTGCGGTCTGATCGACTCACCGTTCGAAGACCTGACCATGTACTCCGAAGTGCTGCAGGACTCGACCTTCGACCTGATCGATGCGGGCAAGCTGAGCTTTGCCTCGGGCAGCTCGATCACCCTGTCGGAGCGGCGCAATAGCGACGTGTTCGGCAATCTGGAGAAGTACAAGGACAAACTGGTACTGCGTCCGCAGGAGATCTCCAACCATCCGGAAGTAGTGCGCCGTCTCGGCATCATCGGCATCAACACGGCGCTGGAGTTCGACATCTACGGCAACGTCAACTCCACCCACGTCTGTGGCACGCGGATGATGAATGGTATTGGTGGTTCGGGTGACTTCGCGCGCAACGCGCACCTGGCGGTGTTCGTGACCAAGTCGATCGCCAAGGGCGGGGCTATTTCCAGCGTGGTGCCGATGGTCAGCCACGTCGACCACACCGAGCATGACGTCGACATCCTGGTGACCGAAGTCGGTCTGGCCGACCTGCGCGGCCTGGCCCCGCGCGAGCGCGCCCGGGTGATCATCGACAACTGCGTGCACCCCGATTACCGCCAAGCGCTGAATGATTACTTCACCGCCGCCTGCGCCATCGGTGGTCATACCCCGCATATCCTGCGTGAAGCCCTGAGCTGGCACATCAACCTGGAAGAAACCGGACGCATGCTCGCGGTGTAA
- a CDS encoding NAD(P)(+) transhydrogenase (Re/Si-specific) subunit beta, whose product MSMNLVTTLYLIASICFIQALKGLSHPTTSRRGNLFGMLGMALAILTTIGLIYKLGAELATAGIGYVIVGLLIGGTAGSIMAKRVEMTKMPELVAFMHSMIGLAAVFIAIAAVVEPQSLGIVKQLGDSIPAGNRLELFLGAAIGAITFSGSVIAFGKLSGKYKFRLFQGAPVQFAGQHKLNAVLGLATLVLGVTFMLTGNLAAFALMLALAFVMGVLIIIPIGGADMPVVVSMLNSYSGWAAAGIGFSLNNSMLIIAGSLVGSSGAILSYIMCKAMNRSFFNVLLGGFGNTADAGPAGAKEARPVKSGSADDATFLLTNADTVIIVPGYGLAVARAQHALKELTEKLTHRGVTVKYAIHPVAGRMPGHMNVLLAEAEVPYDQVFEMEDINSEFGQADVVLVLGANDVVNPAAKNDPKSPIAGMPILEAFKAKTIIVNKRSMASGYAGLDNELFYLDKTMMVFGDAKKVIEDMVKAVE is encoded by the coding sequence ATGAGCATGAATCTCGTCACGACGCTCTACCTGATCGCGTCGATCTGCTTCATCCAGGCCCTCAAAGGCCTGTCGCACCCGACCACATCGCGGCGCGGCAACCTGTTCGGCATGCTCGGCATGGCGCTGGCCATCCTCACCACCATTGGCCTCATCTATAAGCTGGGTGCTGAGCTCGCCACGGCCGGCATCGGTTACGTGATCGTCGGCCTGCTGATCGGCGGCACCGCCGGTTCGATCATGGCCAAGCGCGTTGAAATGACCAAGATGCCGGAACTGGTCGCCTTCATGCACAGCATGATCGGTCTGGCAGCGGTATTCATCGCGATTGCCGCGGTGGTCGAGCCGCAATCGCTGGGTATCGTCAAGCAACTGGGCGACTCGATCCCGGCGGGTAACCGTCTGGAGCTGTTCCTCGGCGCGGCGATTGGTGCAATCACCTTCTCCGGTTCGGTGATTGCCTTCGGCAAGCTGTCGGGCAAGTACAAGTTCCGCCTGTTCCAGGGTGCGCCGGTACAGTTCGCCGGTCAGCACAAGCTGAACGCCGTACTAGGCCTGGCGACATTGGTGCTCGGTGTGACCTTCATGCTCACCGGCAACCTCGCAGCGTTCGCGCTGATGCTGGCTCTGGCGTTCGTGATGGGCGTGCTGATCATCATCCCGATTGGTGGCGCCGACATGCCGGTCGTGGTGTCGATGCTCAACAGCTATTCGGGCTGGGCAGCGGCAGGTATCGGCTTCTCGCTGAACAACTCGATGCTGATCATTGCCGGTTCTTTGGTGGGTTCGAGCGGCGCGATCCTCTCGTACATCATGTGCAAGGCGATGAACCGTTCCTTCTTTAATGTGCTGCTCGGCGGTTTCGGCAACACGGCCGACGCTGGCCCGGCCGGTGCGAAAGAAGCCCGTCCGGTGAAATCCGGTTCGGCCGACGACGCGACCTTCCTGCTGACCAACGCCGACACCGTGATCATCGTTCCGGGTTACGGCCTGGCGGTGGCCCGTGCGCAGCACGCGCTGAAAGAACTGACCGAGAAGCTGACCCATCGCGGTGTGACCGTGAAGTACGCGATTCACCCGGTGGCCGGTCGCATGCCCGGGCACATGAACGTACTGCTCGCCGAGGCCGAAGTGCCTTACGACCAGGTGTTCGAGATGGAAGACATCAACTCCGAGTTCGGCCAGGCCGACGTGGTGCTGGTGCTCGGCGCCAACGACGTAGTCAACCCGGCTGCCAAGAACGATCCGAAATCGCCGATTGCCGGCATGCCGATTCTCGAAGCGTTCAAGGCCAAGACCATCATCGTCAACAAGCGCTCGATGGCCAGCGGCTATGCCGGCCTGGATAACGAACTGTTCTACCTGGACAAGACCATGATGGTGTTCGGCGACGCGAAAAAAGTCATCGAAGACATGGTCAAAGCGGTCGAATAA
- a CDS encoding NAD(P) transhydrogenase subunit alpha — MEELISPGIYNLIIFVLAIYVGYHVVWNVTPALHTPLMAVTNAISAIVIVGAMLAAALTVTPLGKTMGTLAVALAAVNVFGGFLVTRRMLEMFKKKAPKAKEEAPK, encoded by the coding sequence ATGGAAGAGCTTATCTCCCCCGGTATCTACAACCTGATCATCTTCGTGCTGGCGATTTATGTCGGTTATCACGTGGTCTGGAACGTTACGCCTGCGCTGCACACGCCGCTGATGGCAGTGACCAACGCCATCTCGGCAATCGTGATCGTCGGTGCCATGCTGGCTGCTGCCCTCACCGTCACCCCGCTGGGCAAGACCATGGGCACCCTCGCCGTGGCACTGGCGGCGGTCAACGTGTTCGGTGGCTTCCTGGTCACCCGCCGCATGCTTGAGATGTTCAAAAAGAAAGCCCCGAAAGCAAAAGAAGAGGCGCCGAAGTAA